In Neptuniibacter halophilus, the genomic stretch CCCTTGCATATTTCCGATCATGCCTGCTTTACCTGGGGAACGCTGGGAGACAAACCGGTGCATGCCGGAGACCTGCTGCCACTGGAGTTTACACGGCAGAGTCTGACAGTGATGAGCGACAATATTGACCGGGTACAGCAGCTTCTGGGCAGGAGGATCCTGATAGAAAACCTGTCTGCCTATGTTGAGTTTAAGCATTCCACCCTGAGCGAGACCGGGTTTCTGACAGAGCTGGTGGAAAGAACAGGGTGCGGCTTATTAGTGGATCTGAACAACCTGTTGGTGAATGCCCATAACTTCAGTGACGAACCTGCAGCAGAAGCCGCGAAACACTGGCTGCAGCAGATTCCTGCAGATGCAGTGGGGGAGATTCATCTGGCGGGATATACACCCGCAGAAAGGGGAGCGCTGATCGTGGACGATCATAGTCAGCCCGTCTCCGATGAATGCTGGGCGCTGTATCGCTATGCCCTGCAGCAGGTGGGGCCGGTCTCGACCTTAATCGAGTGGGATAACCAACTGCCCGATTGGGAAACGCTGCTGGCACAGGCCGTACAGGCGCGAACCATTATCCACAGCGAACTGAATCAGCGCGGAGGGATGGCCCATGCGAGCTGATCAGGATGCACTCAGCAACCGTCAGGCCTCCCTGATTAAGATGATTTTTGCAGGGGTGACGGTTAAGCCTGAGCGGGCTGAACCCGTTGCAGACAAAGGGCTTCAGATCTATCAGAACAACCTGTTGATGACAGCGGCGAGGGCCCTGTCGTTGAGTTACCCGGTGACTGAAAAAATGCTCGGTGAAGAGACGATGCGCCTCTTGTGCCGCCATCTCCTTTCCCGTGAACTGCCATCAAGCGGAGACTGGGCGGATTGGGGCGGCCAGCTTTCTGATCTGATCCGAACGACGAGCCTGCAGGACGGGCACCCCTATCTGGCCGATATCGCCGAACTGGAGTGGTTGATCCACAGGGCCGCAAGAGCCGCCCCGACGGAGCTGGATATTGCTTCCCTGTCCCGGTTGGCAGACGAAAACCTGAGTGATCTCCGTCTGTATTCAGGGTCGGGGCTGAACATTATTCGCAGCCTCTACCCTACGGCCGAGCTATGGCAGATACATCAGCAGGATGTCACCGATATCGATACCGAAGAGGTGGGCAGGTTACTGAGCCAGCCTCCGCGTGCGCGATACCTGCTGATCTGTCAGAAAGATCATCTTCCCTGTATCACGCATCTGACAGAGGAGGAATATTTATGGATGGCTGCACTGCAGGCGGGGCAGGATCTGGCTTCACTGCTGGAGCAGTTTCCGGCTTTCGATTTCAGTCAGTGGCTGACCCGGGCCATAGAGCAGCAGTGGCTGCATAAGCTCACTTAGCGCGATCTGGAAATCGATACGACACAGAGGAATCAGAATGAGTAATTTAATCCAGAGTACCTATCAGACATACCTGAACCGAGAGAATGGGTTCACA encodes the following:
- a CDS encoding DUF692 domain-containing protein, yielding MSSIRSKWAGSAPEQYRVGVGLRHPHYREALLGASSIDFVEIHAENFFAEGGVIQEILTDMTNIYPVSLHSTSMGLGSAMGINQGYLKKLQRLAERIRPLHISDHACFTWGTLGDKPVHAGDLLPLEFTRQSLTVMSDNIDRVQQLLGRRILIENLSAYVEFKHSTLSETGFLTELVERTGCGLLVDLNNLLVNAHNFSDEPAAEAAKHWLQQIPADAVGEIHLAGYTPAERGALIVDDHSQPVSDECWALYRYALQQVGPVSTLIEWDNQLPDWETLLAQAVQARTIIHSELNQRGGMAHAS
- a CDS encoding HvfC/BufC family peptide modification chaperone yields the protein MRADQDALSNRQASLIKMIFAGVTVKPERAEPVADKGLQIYQNNLLMTAARALSLSYPVTEKMLGEETMRLLCRHLLSRELPSSGDWADWGGQLSDLIRTTSLQDGHPYLADIAELEWLIHRAARAAPTELDIASLSRLADENLSDLRLYSGSGLNIIRSLYPTAELWQIHQQDVTDIDTEEVGRLLSQPPRARYLLICQKDHLPCITHLTEEEYLWMAALQAGQDLASLLEQFPAFDFSQWLTRAIEQQWLHKLT